The Clostridia bacterium genome contains the following window.
GGAGACGCCTTGACCAGCTATATGACTAACACCGATTTTCCGGTCGTTATCCGATACAAAATGCGCGAGCCCGCAAAAGCGGTCGTGTATTCCGTAACCTCGACGAACAATTACAACACCAACGCGCCGATGGACTGGACGGTTGAGGGATCGTTCGACGGGGAGAACTGGACCGTTATGCATACCTTCGAAGGTCAGACGTTTACAAAGCGTTCGCAGACTAAAAAGTTTTCGGTTGAGAACGACGAGTACTACGGCTACTACCGCATGGTCATTACGAAAAAGGCCGGCGGCGAGACCTCGGGCACGGTGCAGTTCTCCGACTTTACGCTGCGCGAAAACGCCGGCGCGAATAATCTTTCGACCGGCGCGCTGCTCGCGGAAGTTGTGGAAGGCGGGCCCGCGGGATCCTTTATCGGCGTCAATAACGAGCCGTGGAACGGCGCTCACTGTATGCGCGTTACCGGCACCCATTACGGCACCGGCAGGGGCTATTCAAACGCTTATATCTTCGATCACCTTATGATCCCCGTGACCGCAAACACGTATTTCAGCTATAATGTCTTCCCCGATTTTGAGGATATTCCCGACGCGAAGCCGGAGGATAACTACGACTACGAATACACGAGCCATTACGTCGCACTCGATATACGCTTCACTGACGGAACCTATCTCAGCGACCTCGGAGCCGTCGATCAGAACCGTCACGGCATTTCCGCGCGCGCTCAGGGCGAGACGAAGGCGCTTTATACGCGCAACTGGAATATGATCGAGACCCGCGTCGGCGATTGGGCGGCGGGTAAGACGATAGACAAGATAGTCGTCGTTTACGACAAACCGTCCAACGAAGGCGAAAAGAGCCCAATAGCGTATTTCGACGATATAAAGATATGCGACCGCGCTCCTCTGAAGTGCGACAGCCTCGTCGACTACACCGATCCGCGCCGCGGGAGCAACGACGGCGCCGCCCAGACGAACCGCGGTCTGACCTATCCTGCGGTATGCGTTCCGCACGCGTTCAATCTGTGGACTCCATCGACGAACGACGGCCACAGACAGCTTTACAGATACCACCCGTCAAATCAGATCCAGCATTTCATGATAACGCATCAGGCGAGTTTCCATTTGTTTGACTACGCCGCGTTTATGTTTATGCCGAATACCGGTGTGAACGATCCGTCGAAGGGCGGGATCAACTGCGCTTCGAGAAAATGCGATTTTGACCGCAATGACGAGATCTGCCACGCGAATTACTACTCGGTGGTACTTGCCGAAGGCAGCCCCGCGAGCGGAGTCCGCGTCGAGATCGCGCCGACGGATCACGCGGGCATAGTGCGCTTTACCTATCCCGAAAACGCCGCGAACGTAAACGTCATTCTTGATTCCGTATGCTCGTATACTGGCCTGCTGAATATGAAGGCCGAATGGTCGCTGACGTTTTCGGAAGACGGAAAGAGCTTCAGCGCTTATATTGATTACGGTTCTCCGATACAGGATACGTATTATCCGAGAATGTATCTCTACGGATGTTTCGATCAGCTCCCGGATGACAGTGTCGTTACTGATATGGCGGGGCGCGATATCGGAGTCGCCGTGTTTGAGAAGGGAACGACCGAAGTCGTCATGCGCCTTGCGACGTCGTATATCAGCGTCGCGCAGGCGGAGAAGAACCTGCGCCTCGAAATCGCCGATGCCGATACGCTCGAGGACGTGAAAGACCGCGGCGCGGCGCTTTGGAACGAGCTGCTCGGCGTTATTGAAGCCGAGGGTATGAACGAGGAAGAAACCGTCGCTCTATATTCCAATCTGTACCGCCTTAACGTGTTCCCGACGAACATGAGCGAGAACACGGGTACCGCCGACGATCCGCATATCGCGCACGTAGACCTTTATCACAGCACCGCCGATACCCCGGTTGTTAAAGACGGCGAGCTTTACACAACAAACGGCTTCTGGGATACCTACCGCACTGCGTGGGCGGCTTACGCGCTGCTGACGCCGGAGCTCGACGGAGACCTGCTCGACGGCCTCGTCGCGCACTATTACGACGCCGGATGGGTAGGCCGCTGGCTCAACCCCGGCGCTGTTAACGCGATGGCGGGAACGAGCTCGGACGTCATCTTCGGCGACGCCGCGGCGAAGGGTATCGAGTTCGACAGGGAAGGCGCGTTCCTTTCAGCCGTACGCAATGCTTCGACGCCGTCTTCCGGCAACTTCGGGCGCCCGAACGTGTCGCTGAATCCGTTTGCCGGCGTGGATAACTACGGCAACCTCTGCTGGCATCTCGAAAGCGCGGTAAACGACTACGGCATCGCTCAGCTCGCCAAGTCGCTCGGGCTCGACGCTGAATACGAATACTACCTCGACCGCGCCAAAGACTATAAAAACGACTTTTGCGAAGATCTCGATTTCTTCGTCAAGTACCGCTACGGTGCGTTTTCGTATAACACGGATACCTACAATCCCTACGACTGGTCGCAGGGATATATCGAAACCAACGGCTGGGGCACGGCCTTCTCCGTCACGCAGGACGGCAACGGACTTGCCCGGCTTTACGGCGGCAAGGACGGGCTTGCGTCTAAGCTTGAAGAGTTGCTGAACGCCTCCAACAGGTGGGAGCCCGGCTCTCTCGACTGGCAGCACGAGATGTACGAAGCCCGCGAGGTGCGTATGGGGCAGTATCAGCACAGCAACCAGCCGTCTCACCACATACTCTATATGTTCAACTACGCCGACCGGCCGTACAGAACGCAGGCGCTTACGCGCGAAGCGCTCGGCCGCCTTTTCGTCGGCAACCGCTTCGGTCAGGGCTATATAGGCGACGAGGACAACGGCGAAATGTCCGCGTGGTATATCCTATCCGCGCTCGGCTTCTATCCGCTGAATATGGGCTCCGGCGAGTACGCGATAACCTCGCCGCTGTATAAAAAATACACGCTGCATCTGCCTACCGGCGACCTCGTCGTCACCGCGGAAAACAACAGCGCCGAGAACGTATACGTTCAGTCGATGAAGATCGACGGCGTTCCGTATTACGACTGTTTCATCACCCATGAGGAGCTGCTGAAAGCGAAGGAAATAACCTTCGTTATGGGAAGCGAGCCGTCTGAATGGGGAGTCGGCAGCGATTTCGCTTCCGCAACGGGCAGACGCGAAAAACTGAACACCGCCGAGGATTACTCCAAAGAAGCGACCAAGAGCTATACGTCCGTCACTTCCGGAGCGAATCTCTTCGTCGATAATTCGTCGAGCGTCGCGACCGTAAGCGGCAGCGGCGTTGTGAACTTTACGTTCGCGGAGCCGAAGAAAGTAGAGATGATAACGGTCGCTTCCGGCAGGACGCAGAATATGGCCGTCGATATTAAGCTTTACGGCTCCGAAACCAGCTCGGATGGCAGCTACGTCGAGCTTATCAACGAGCACGGTGTGAATTATCAGTGGACGCAGTACGTTCGCCCGTTCAAGGTCGCAGAACCCGCGGAATATAAGTATTACCGCCTTGAACTGTCCGGAAACGGCTCGTTCCAGATCGGCGAGGTCGAACTGCTCGGCGGTTTCCGCGAGTATGATGAAATAATCGAAGGCGATATCGACGCTGACGGCGAAGTGACCGTAGCCGACGCGTTGGCGGCGCTTCGTATCGCAATCAGACTCGCGCCGGAGCGCGACGCCGCGGATGTTGCGGATATGGACTCCGACGGCGCGATCACCGTCAGCGACGCGCTGCGCATTCTCAAAAAGGCGGCGAAGATTATATGAACGACTGGCAGGCAAGAACGCGCGCGCTGCTCGGCGGCGCCGCGGTCGAGAAACTGAATAACGCTTCCGTCGCCGTTTTCGGTATCGGCGGCGTCGGTTCGTACGCCGCGGAAGCGCTCGTGCGCGCCGGGGTCGGCAGACTGACCTTTATCGACGGCGATACCGTCGCGGAAACGAACCTAAACCGCCAGCTCGTAGCCGACCGCGAGACGATCGGCAGAAGCAAGGCCGAAGTTATGAAGGAGCGCGCCGAACGCATTTCCGGCGTCGTGAAAGCGGAGGCGGTGACCGCGTTTTACTCCGCCGAAAACGCCGACGGCTTTGAGCTGAATAAATACGATTTCATCCTCGACTGCATCGACACCGTATCGTCGAAAATCGAGCTGATATGCCGTGCGAACGCCGCGGGTGTTCCGATAATCAGCTGCATGGGCGCCGGAAACAAGCTCGATCCGACGCGCTTCGAGGTCGCGGATATCTACAAGACGTCTGTTTGTCCGCTCGCCCGCGTGATGCGTTACGAGCTGAAAAAGCGCGGGATAAAATCGCTGCCCGTCGTCTATTCGAAGGAGGAGCCGAGCGCGCCGCCCCCCGACGCCGAAAAGCGCGAAAGCGGCAGACCCGCTCCCGCGAGCGTTTCGTTCGTGCCGTCCGTCGCCGGACTGATAATGGCGGGCGAGGTCGTCAAGAGAATAACCGGCAAATAAGTATTTTGATAAAGTACAAGCCCTCCCAAAGTGGGAGGGCTTGTACTTTATATAGGGGTTAAGCGGTGAAAGAACGGGATCCGGAATCGATTTCATAACTCCCGCCGCCGAAGACGACGGTTCCGGATACGTTCGGCGGCAGCGTTACGTTGAGCGTTACCGCGCCGTTTTCTTTTTTCCACGACGCAGAAATATCGCCGTAAAGCGTTTCTATCGTCGCGGAGGCAAACTCCATATCGTCGGGAATATACGGCTCGATGCGGACGCGTTTGTACCCGGGCAACTCGGGAGAAATACCTGCGAGGCGCTTATACGCCCACAGCGCGGGCGCGCTGCCGAGGAAGGCGTGGTTCTGCGAACCGCCGCCGTTGAAATGCTCGGGGAAGGTCGTCGCGCCGCAGCTTTCGATGAGATAAAGCCAGCCGCCTTGATTGCGGTTTTTTATCTGCCGGTATGCGGCGTCGCTTCTGCCGTTTTCGGAAAGGGCCTCGAGTATGCACGCTGTTCCCATGAATCCGCAGGTGGAGGTCCGGTTTCTCTCTGCGTCGCTTACGAGGCTTTCGGCGACCGCGGAGCGCAATTCGTCCGGGCAGACGCCGAAACAGAGCGCGTGGGCGTTTGCGCTTTGGCTGCCGTTATCGTAATACGCTTCAGCGCCGCTGGCGACAAGATAACGCATATTGATCGAGGTTCGTATCCTTTGCGCGAGCGCGGAGAAGTATTCCGCGTCGGCGCGCTCGCCGACGGCTTCGGCGAGCTCCGCGAGCAGGTCGGCGCATCTGAAAAAGTAAACGGAAGAAAGGAAGCGCGGACTTGCCGGTTCCGCGGCGATCCAGTCTTTATAGCTCATATAGCTTTCGGCGATTTCATAGTTCTCGTCGCATATCTCTTCGAGCAGAGACACCCACGCCTTCATCATCGGCATGGAACGCCTTACGAGCCGTGCGTCGCCGTACTGCCGGTAGAGAGTATAGGGGATGAACACCGCCGCCGCGGGCCAGTTGACGTCGATACAGTCGTCCGTCGACAGCGGAAGCTCGACGGGTATCCACCCGTTTCCGCGCTGGCAGTCGCGCATGCTTTCGAGCCATTGCGAGTAGAAGACGTGAGCGTCAAAGCTCACGCATTCCGATTCGCAAACGGCGTAAGCGTCGGCGGTCCAGCCGCGGCGTTCGCGTTCGGGACAGTCTGTCGGTATGTTGACGAGGTTGGAAAGGAAGCTTTTCCGCGCCGTTTCGCATATCGCGTTGATCGCGCCGTCGGAGCATTCGAAGCGCGAATCGCCGAGCAGGTCGCTGTGTATCGGGCGCGCGGTTACGGAAACGATTTCCGCGTCGCCGCAAACGCAGACGCAGCGGAAGCCGGTGTACATAAAGCATGGGGCGTATTCCTCGACGCCGTCCGTCGCGAAGGTGTATTTGTTATATGCGCCGCGCCAGTCGGGAAAGACGGGAGCGCCGTCTTCGCCGAGCTTTTCCGCGAAGCGGAGCGTGACGGTTTCGCCCGGCTTGCCTTTCATGCGGACGCTGACAAAACCGGCGAGGTTGGTTCCGAAGTCGACAAGCTTTACGCCGCCGCGCTCCGTTATCGCTGCGGGCGATAACTCTTCGCCGCTTTTGACCGCGCAAAGCTGCGGGCGAAGAAAGAGCGGAGCGAGGTCGATTATCGGGTTCGTCTCGCCCGCGGGCTCCCAGTCGGAATCGTCGAATCCGGCTTCGGCCCAGCCGCGGAACGCCTCGCGCGCGTCGAACTCCTCGAATTTGCCGTGCTGCATGCTCTCGTCGTATCCGAGTCTGTAACCGTCTCCGGTCTTTGATTTCCACTCTGACCGGCGGCAGTCGACGAAGACTTCCGAGCCGTCGTTATACTTGATTTTGATAATTATCGACGCCGTCCGCGCGAGCATAAGGCCGACTGCGTTCGTGCCTTCTTTCAGCAACGGCTTTACGTCGCGGCATACGTACTGCGCGGTAAAGTATTCGCTCGCGCCGGGGAAGAGCGGCAGGTCGCCGATGCGTTCGCCGTTGATAAACGGCACGCAGGAATTGCCCTTGTCGCCGAACGCGCCTATAAAGGCGTAAGCGTAGCGTATATCAGACACGTTGCCGAGCTTAAACTCGCGCCTGAAAAAGTGAACGGAGCCGTAATGCCATATTCTCAGCCAGTCGCCGCGCCATTGGTGGGACTTGAAGAAGCCTGTGACAAAGCTTGATGAAACGGAGGGCGACTGCGCGTCGTTTTCGTCCCACACAGTCACGGTGAAGGAGTATTCGCTCATCGGGCGAAGCGGCCGCTCGGGCCTGATTCCGATACCGAACTGCGCGTCGGAAGCGATCTTGCCGGAATCCCAGACCGCCCCGCCGTCCTCGTCGAATACTTCGACGCGGTATGCGGTCTGGCGCGCTCCTTCGCCGCCCGAAAGCTTCCAGCCGACGACCGGATTCGGATTTCCGACGCCGAGAGCTTCTTTTGTGTATTCACATGTCGTTGATAAGATCATCAGCGGCATTTCGCACCTCGCGTTTATGACAATCGGAGACCTTGCGGTCCCCGATTCCGTTTATTTCTTTTCTTTTTTGATATACATCGAGCCGACTATTGAGTTGACGAGCCCGGTCGGCAGGAGCTTGTTGAGCGCCGCGAAGAGCTTGTATTTTCCGCCCGCGACGGTCAGGGGCTTCGGTCTGCGCTTCTCGGCGAGTTTAACGATGATTTTCGCGACTTTTTCCGGCGGCATGCCGTTTATCTCGTCCTTCTCCATAACCGCCACGGACGCCTTTACCGTGTCTGAATAGAGCGACTTCTCGCCGTCGTCCTTTATCCTCGCGGCCGTGAAGCCGGTGCGGACGTCGCCGGGCATGACCGCGCTGACGCGGACGCCGAAGGGCTTGAGCTCGCTTCTCATCGCGAGAGTGAGCGAGTTAATCGCGGATTTGGATGCGGAGTAGAACGCCTGATAGGGAATTGAGAATATCGCCGCCGCGGAGCTGACGTTGACAATCGCGCCTTTAGATTCGCGCAGCAGGGGAGCGGCGTGCTTCGCGCAGATGAACTGCCCGAAGAAGTTGACGTCAAACTGCCGCTTCGCCGCGGCGGTGTCGGTCAGCTCGGTCGCTCCGGAAATGCCGAATCCGGCGTTGTTGACGAGAACGTCGAGCCGCCCGGCTTCGCTCTTTATGCGTTCGAACGCGGCGATGACGGTGCTTTCGTCGGAAACGTCGGTTTTGATATGCGCTATCCTCTCGTCTTCAGGCGCGGTGCGGCTCAGGCAATAGACCTTGTAACCGCGGCCGGCGAACATCTTGGCGGCGGAAAGTCCGATACCGCCGGAAGCGCCGGTTATTGCAACGACCTTTACGTCAGGCATTCTCTTCAACCACTCTCTTGATGATATCGAGGGCTTCGTCGATTATCTCCTCGTTGTGCGTCGCCATCAGACTCGTGCGAAGCAGGCACTCCGTAGGAGTCGTCGCCGGCGGCAGAACAGGGTTGACGTAAACGCCTTCGTCAAAAAGGATCTTGCCGATGGTAAGCGTGCGTACCTGTTCGTAGGTATAGAAGGGGACGATCGGGACGCGCTTGTTGTCGGCGTCGCGGATAGCGAGTCCGCGCTTCTTCATTCCGTCGCGCAGGTATTCTGCGAGATCGCCCAGGCGCTCGACGCGTTCGGGCTCGCGCTTCATTATCTCAAGCGCCTTTATAGCGGTAGCGCAGGAGGCGGGCGGGATGGAAGCGCTGAAAATGAACGGACGGGAGCTGTGTCTGACGAATTCGCAGACCTCGCTGCTCGCGGCCATATAGCCGCCGAGACTCGCCAGCGATTTGCTGAACGTGCCCATTATGATATCCACCTTGTCGGTGAGTCCGAAATAGCTCGCCGTGCCGCGTCCGCCTTCGCCGACGACTCCGAGTCCGTGGGCGTCGTCGACCATGACGCGCGCCTTATACTTCCCGGCGAGCGCGACTATCTCGGGAAGCTTGCACATATCGCCGCTCATGCTGAAAACGCCGTCGGTGACGATGAGCTTTCCGGCTTCGAGCGGTACCTCGCTCAGTTTCTTCTCGAGGCTTGCCATATCGTTGTGCTTGTAGCGGATCGTTTCGGCGTAGCTGAGCTTGCAGGCGTCGTAAATGCTGGCGTGATTCTCGCGGTCGTTGAATATGTAGTCGCCTTTGCCTGCGATAGCGGAAATAATGCCGAGGTTTGACTGGAAGCCGGTGGAGAAGGTCACACACTCTTCCTTGCCGACGAATTCTGCGAGTTCGCGCTCAAGCTGATTGTGCAGGTCGAGCGTGCCGTTGAGGAAGCGAGAGCCGGAGCAGCCGGAACCGTACTTCTCGAGCGCTTTTACGCCGGCTTCTATGACTTCGGGATGCACCGTGAGACCAAGGTAGTTGTTGGAGCCGAGCATTATGCGCCGTTTGCCCTCCATCATGACCTCGATATCCTGCTTTGATTCAAGTTCGTGGAAATAGGGATAAATACCCATTGCCTTTATGTCTTTAACGAGATGGAAATCTCTGCACTTTTTGAATAGCGGCATAATATTACCTCCATGTATTTATACGCTGATTATACACTTTCGGCAGAATTATGTCAATATAAATCTCATACGATCATCCGTTACGATGCCGGCCGTATTATTCCGAGATAATATCACAGACTAATTGATAATACCGAACTGTTTGTGAACGGAGAGCTGTATGAAAAACGAATGTGATAAAAACGGGCTGCTTCTCGCCGGAAAGAAGGCCGATATCAGCTCCGTCGGATGGCGGGCCTCTGCAATACGCAAACTGAGACGCCTGACGGCGCTAAACTTGAAAACAATCGGCGCGGCTTACAGAAAAGCCACCCTCGGATCGCTTCCCGCGACAAAAGCGTCCGCGGCGCGGGAATGGCTTTGCGATAACTATTATTTGATCGACAGCGAGGCTAAATCCGCTGTTGCGGGAATGAACAGGAAAGAAAAACTGCCGGCGGCAATCGACGGTTTTCCCGTTGTGTATCATTTGGCTCGATCTCTGATATCCGAGGCGGGGAAGGCGGGGCGTGATGAAGCGGAGGCTTTTCTGACGGGCGTGCAGGAACACTATACGCTGTCAAACGAAGAACTCTGTTTTTTTCGCGATATGCTTATCGCGGCAATCGTTGAAGCTATCGCCGCAGAGTGCTCGAGAATCGTTACGGCGGACGGCGGAAGCGGAGAGAGTATGTCGGACTGGATCGGTACGCTGCGGAATCTGTCCGGAGCGGATATGACCGAATGCGTGGAAAGACTGAGCGTTACCGAATCGCTCCTGATGCGCGATCCCGCCGGAGTTTATCCTGACATGAGCGATGCTACGAAGGAGTATTACCGCGCATGCGTTGCGCGCGGAGCAAGACGCGAAGGAGTCAGCGAAGCTCAGTTCGCTGAGAACTCTCTGAAAAAAGCCGAAGAAGCTTCGCGCGGTAATGCAGAAAAGCACGTTGGATATTACATTGTTCCGAATGAGAGTAGGACCGCGCCGAAGGTTTTTACTGCTCTTTACTTTGCCGCTCCGTTTCTTATAGCGTCGGCGCTCGCTGTTATTACCAAAAACGCGCTTGTTGCGCTGATCCTGCCGATACCGTTGTGGGGACTGTGGTACGCGGTGCAGGAAAATGTTGCGTCAATCGTTGTGAGGCGCAGGTTTGTATGCTCGCTCGATCCTGTAAAAGTATCCTGTTCGGGTACCACTGTTGCTGTGTCATGTCTTATAACGTCGGTCGATCAAATTAAAAAGCTCGCCAAGAATCTGCTGCGCGTCAGGCTGTCGGGCGGAGTTGAGCGTTGCGGGCTCATCGCAGATTTGAAGGAAAGCGACAGCGCGTCGCGGCCTGAGGATACACACTTGCTTTCCGTTATCGAAAAGGAGATACGCAAACTGAACGACGAGTTCGGCGGCGGCTTTTTCTCTGTTGTGCGCAGACGTGTTTTTTCCGATACCGAGGGGAAGTATATCGGCCGCGAGCGAAAGCGCGGAGCGATTACAGAATTCATACGCTATATAAACACCGGAGTCAATAATTTTTTATCGATGACGGGAGACTTTAAGGGCGTGGTCGGATGCGATTATTTGTTGGCGCTTGACGCCGATACTTCCTTATCGATAAACGCGGCGGCGGAACTCACCGCCGTGCTCGAGCATCCGCTGAATAAAGCCGTGGTGGTTGACAATCGTGTTGTATATGGGTTTGGAATCGCGGTGCCGCGGTTGACTACCGATATAGAATCATCGTCGAGAAGCACTTTTTCGCGTATTTTTGCAGGCGCCGGCGGTCTCCACAACTACGGCGGCGCCGGTGCCGATTTATACAGGGACGTTTTCGGAGACGGTCTCTTTACCGGGAAAGGTTTGATAGACGTTAAGGTCTTTTCTGCCGCTGCAGACGGTGCGTTTCCGAAGAACAGGGTGTTGAGTCACGACGTCGTTGAAGGCGGTGTTATGCGTACGTGTACCGTCTCTGAAACCGAACTGTCGGACGGGTTTCCTACAACGGTGAAATCGTGGCTTATTCGTCAATCGCGCTGGATAAGAGGCGATTATCAGAACGCATTATTCCTTCTGAGACGACGGAAAAATGACGCGGGCGAGCGGGTCAGAAATGAATTCGCCTTGTCTGACAGATTCAAGTTATTTGATAATATCAGGCGAGCGTTCACACCGATCTTTTCGATGGCTTCGATTATCGTTTGCGCTTTGACGCACTTTCCATATAGGCTACCGGTTCTGTTTCTGTCGTTTGCCTCCGTTTCCGCGGGCGACGTTATCGCAACGGTCAGAGGGGTATTCAAACCGCGAATTGCTTTCCGCAGGTATATTACAAAAGGCGTCACTGCTTTTCTCGGCGGTTGCGGTAGGATACTGATCAACGTCATGATGCTTCCGCAGCTTGCTGCGTCGTCTTTTACGGAATTGGCGAAATCCGTCTGGCGTTCTCTGTTTTCTCACAAAAGACTGCTTGAGTGGGTTACTTCGGCTGAAGCGGAAAGCGCAAAAAGAAACGGTATAATAGATTATTATCTTTTCTTTCGTTTTACCGCCGTGGCGGGCGTCGCGTCTATGCTTGCGGGAAGTCTCGTTCTTGCGGTTTCGGGAGCGCTCTGGCTGATCGCCCCGGCTGTCTTCTGCGATTTGTCGCGGCCGGCGAGGAAGAAAGACGTTGTCATCGATCAGGAAGACGAGGAACTATTATACTCATTTGCGGCTTCGATGTGGCGTTTCTTTGACAGATACGTTTCGTCCGAAACAAACTTTCTTCCTCCAGATAACGTACAGTATTCGCCCTACAGAGTCGCCATGCGGACGTCGCCGACTAATATCGGGCTTTATTTGTTGTGCGTTCTCGCGGCGAGGGATCTCGGTTTTATCGACAGTCCGGAACTGTTTGAACGCGTATCGTCAACGCTTAACAGCCTCTGTAAAATGAAAAAATGGAACGGCAATCTGTATAACTGGTATGACGTAACTACGCTTCAACCGTTGAATCCCGAGTATGTTTCTACAGTCGACAGCGGTAATCTTTTGTGTTGCCTGACCGCCTTAAAGGAGGGTGTGAAAGACTATTATTGGGAATGCGCGGAGCTGCGCGACGTTTGCCGTATTTGCGAAAGCATTACCGCGGAGACTGATATTTCCGCCCTTTATAACAAGCGCCGGCGCTTGTTCTATATAGGCTATGACGCCGTGAATGATACGTTCAGCAACAATATGTACGACATATTGATGAGCGAGGCGCGAATGACAAGCTATTACGCGATAGCGAAAAAAGTTGCCGATAAGCGGCATTGGGGGACGCTCGGGAGACTGTTTGCCGGTACGAACGGATATGCGGGACCTCTGTCATGGACCGGCACGATGTTTGAGTATTATATGCCGCATCTTCTGCTGCCGGTTATTTCCGATTCGCTCACGGACGAAGCGCTTCACTATGCGCTGTATTGTCAAAAGAAGCGGACTTCGGCGCTCAAACTCCCGTGGGGCGTTTCGGAAAGCGGCTTTTTCTCGTTTGATCTGGGACAGAATTATCAGTATAAGGCTTTCGGCGTTCAAAAGCTCGGCCTTAAACGCGGGTTGGATAAAGAGCTTGTTATTTCCCCGTATTCCACGTTTTTGACGCTCCCGTTTGCTCCCGCTGAATCGATATCAAATCTGAAACGCCTCATAAGTATGGGAATGAACGGCGAGTTCGGACTCTATGAGGCTATTGATTTTACGCGTGCGCGGACGGGCGGGGGATCCGCTGTTATAAAAAGCTATATGGCTCATCATACGGGTATGTCGCTCGTGTCGGTCGTAAATTGCCTGCTTGGGGGAATAATGCAGAAGCGATTTATGAGGGATGCCGATATGCGCACCGCCCAAAAGCTGCTCGAAGAAGCGGTATATGACGGAGTGTCGCTTTACAAAGCCGCGGACGCCGATACGAGGATAAAGGTGAAGAGACGCCCGGATGAAGGGCTCGTATATAAAAAGAGCGATTACTTCCGTCCGCATGTTCTGCCTCTGTCAAACGGGGAATTCACTACTGTTGTTACCGACGGCGGCAGCGGTTTTTCGACCTGGAACGGCATAGACGTAAACTCCCGTAAAAGGGATTTGTTTTCGACTCCGGCCGGATTGTACGTCCTATTGAAAGAAAGCGGTAAACCGCCGTTTTCTATTACTTCCGATCCGCTGCGCGACGG
Protein-coding sequences here:
- a CDS encoding aminotransferase class I/II-fold pyridoxal phosphate-dependent enzyme, with amino-acid sequence MPLFKKCRDFHLVKDIKAMGIYPYFHELESKQDIEVMMEGKRRIMLGSNNYLGLTVHPEVIEAGVKALEKYGSGCSGSRFLNGTLDLHNQLERELAEFVGKEECVTFSTGFQSNLGIISAIAGKGDYIFNDRENHASIYDACKLSYAETIRYKHNDMASLEKKLSEVPLEAGKLIVTDGVFSMSGDMCKLPEIVALAGKYKARVMVDDAHGLGVVGEGGRGTASYFGLTDKVDIIMGTFSKSLASLGGYMAASSEVCEFVRHSSRPFIFSASIPPASCATAIKALEIMKREPERVERLGDLAEYLRDGMKKRGLAIRDADNKRVPIVPFYTYEQVRTLTIGKILFDEGVYVNPVLPPATTPTECLLRTSLMATHNEEIIDEALDIIKRVVEENA